One Choloepus didactylus isolate mChoDid1 chromosome 16, mChoDid1.pri, whole genome shotgun sequence DNA window includes the following coding sequences:
- the LOC119511232 gene encoding LOW QUALITY PROTEIN: 39S ribosomal protein L52, mitochondrial-like (The sequence of the model RefSeq protein was modified relative to this genomic sequence to represent the inferred CDS: inserted 1 base in 1 codon; substituted 1 base at 1 genomic stop codon) produces MAAQLPQKGQLQREAQRETFARXDVLLSQEMDXQAWQLRQQKLQEEQRKQKNVLKPKGASLQSPLPSQYKTTPAPFPGSF; encoded by the exons ATGGCCGCCCAGCTCCCTCAAAAAGGTCAGCTTCAAAGAGAAGCCCAAAGGGAGACGTTTGCAAGATGAGATGTACTTCTGTCACAGGAAATGG TACAAGCATGGCAGCTCAGGCAGCAGAAGTTGCAGGAAgagcaaaggaaacagaaaaacgtTCTTAAACCCAAAGGGGCTTCACTGCAGAGCCCACTTCCAAGTCAGTATAAAACAACTCCTGCCCCATTCCCAGGCTCTTTCTGA